A single genomic interval of Spirosoma taeanense harbors:
- a CDS encoding class I SAM-dependent rRNA methyltransferase, translating into MTFSKLFLQAGRDEAVRRFHPWVFSRAIGRYEGNLEDGDVVEVYDNKKKYLATGHYHDGSIAVRIFSFGATAGGPVTPDLAYWTQKLTHIRSIRQAIVDAESTNCYRLVHGEGDGCTGLIVDMYNGVAVLQAHSIGMHRERQLITDALKAVFSDELKAVYDKSADTLPDEYGAGVTNSYLYGRTPVPHPVQENGNTFLVDWITGQKTGFFLDQRDNRALLARYAQGKKVLNAFCYSGGFSVYALQAGASLVHSVDVSQKAIDLTNQNVAANFGEAENRQRIGEHEAYAEDVMHYLKAHDHQYDVVVLDPPAFAKSLSARHRAVQGYKRLNAEGMRRVAKGGILFTFSCSQVVDRELFYNTIVAAAIEAGRQVRVLHHLSQPADHPVSLFHPEGGYLKGLVLWVE; encoded by the coding sequence ATGACATTTTCCAAGCTATTTCTGCAAGCCGGGCGCGATGAGGCCGTCCGGCGCTTTCACCCCTGGGTATTTTCGCGGGCTATCGGACGCTATGAGGGCAACCTGGAGGATGGCGATGTGGTGGAGGTGTATGACAATAAAAAGAAATACCTGGCCACCGGTCATTATCACGACGGCAGCATTGCGGTGCGGATATTTTCGTTCGGCGCGACCGCAGGCGGACCCGTTACGCCCGATCTGGCTTACTGGACGCAGAAATTAACCCATATCCGCAGTATCCGGCAGGCAATTGTCGACGCCGAATCAACCAACTGTTACCGGCTCGTGCACGGCGAAGGTGATGGCTGCACAGGCCTGATTGTGGATATGTATAACGGGGTAGCGGTGCTCCAGGCCCATTCCATTGGTATGCACCGCGAGCGGCAACTCATCACCGACGCGCTGAAAGCCGTCTTTAGCGACGAACTCAAGGCGGTTTACGACAAAAGTGCCGATACGCTGCCCGACGAATACGGGGCCGGGGTCACAAACAGTTACCTGTATGGCCGCACACCCGTGCCGCATCCGGTTCAGGAAAATGGCAATACGTTTCTGGTGGACTGGATCACGGGGCAGAAAACCGGCTTCTTCCTCGACCAGCGCGACAACCGTGCTTTGCTGGCCCGGTACGCGCAGGGCAAAAAGGTGCTGAATGCCTTCTGTTATTCGGGCGGGTTTTCGGTATATGCCCTCCAGGCCGGTGCCAGTCTGGTTCATTCGGTGGACGTATCGCAGAAGGCAATCGACCTGACAAATCAGAATGTAGCGGCTAATTTTGGTGAGGCTGAAAACCGCCAGCGTATTGGTGAACACGAAGCCTATGCCGAGGATGTCATGCACTACCTCAAAGCCCACGATCATCAATACGACGTGGTCGTGCTTGATCCGCCGGCCTTTGCCAAGAGCCTGTCGGCGCGGCACCGGGCTGTGCAGGGCTACAAACGCCTGAACGCCGAGGGAATGCGTCGGGTCGCCAAAGGAGGGATTCTGTTTACGTTTTCGTGCTCGCAGGTGGTTGACCGCGAGTTGTTCTACAATACTATTGTGGCGGCTGCCATCGAAGCCGGACGGCAGGTGCGGGTACTGCACCACCTTAGCCAGCCCGCCGATCACCCCGTGAGTTTGTTTCACCCCGAAGGAGGGTACCTGAAAGGGCTCGTGTTGTGGGTTGAATAA
- a CDS encoding pyruvate dehydrogenase complex dihydrolipoamide acetyltransferase: protein MAELIRMPKMSDTMTEGVIAEWHKKVGDKVKSGDVLAEVETDKATMDLEAYEEGTLLYIGVEKGASVPVDGVLAVIGADGEDYKALLNGSSGGSQEAAAPAPSANGAVPAPSGTTKTDEVATNLPDKEAISAAPAENVNASVIRMPKMSDTMTEGTIVAWHKKEGDTVKSGDILAEVETDKATMDLEAYEEGTLLYVGVKEGSSVAVDDIIAVVGEKGANFKVLLDGGGSAGAPAAQPAATGEGGSATAQQNPQANLPANADTDLSYGGSAGDVTETNGRVKASPLAKRIAEEKGISLAQVKGSGPEGRIVKSDVESFVPQPKPATAQPASASAGQPAPAAPQPEPVAQSTSVGGEYEDVPVSQMRKTIARRLSESLFTAPHFYLTMEINMDKAMELRGTVNGVSSVKISFNDFVIKAAAVALKQHPNVNSSWLGDKIRKYKYVNIGVAVAVDEGLLVPVVRNADQKTLSTIAGEVKEMAGKAKDKKLQPKDWEGSTFSISNLGMFGIDEFTAIINPPDACILAVGAIKQTVKFEGEVAKPTNVMKVTLSCDHRVVDGATGAAFLQTFKQLLEDPMRMLV from the coding sequence ATGGCTGAACTAATCCGAATGCCCAAAATGAGCGACACCATGACCGAAGGCGTCATTGCGGAGTGGCACAAAAAAGTGGGCGATAAAGTTAAATCCGGCGACGTCCTGGCGGAAGTCGAAACCGATAAGGCAACCATGGATCTGGAAGCCTACGAAGAAGGTACGCTGCTTTACATCGGCGTCGAAAAAGGGGCTTCTGTGCCAGTAGATGGCGTTCTGGCCGTTATTGGTGCCGATGGTGAAGATTATAAAGCCCTGCTCAACGGCTCGAGTGGCGGTAGTCAGGAGGCAGCTGCACCGGCGCCATCGGCAAATGGTGCTGTGCCCGCACCGAGTGGTACTACCAAGACAGATGAAGTGGCAACGAATCTGCCCGATAAAGAAGCTATATCGGCGGCTCCCGCCGAAAACGTGAATGCCTCGGTGATCCGGATGCCGAAGATGAGCGACACCATGACCGAAGGGACTATTGTCGCCTGGCATAAGAAAGAAGGTGATACCGTAAAGTCGGGCGACATCCTGGCGGAAGTCGAAACCGACAAGGCAACCATGGATCTGGAAGCCTATGAAGAAGGTACGCTGCTTTACGTTGGTGTAAAAGAAGGTTCGTCGGTTGCTGTTGACGACATCATTGCCGTAGTAGGCGAGAAAGGCGCCAACTTCAAAGTCCTGCTCGATGGTGGTGGCAGCGCGGGTGCTCCGGCGGCTCAGCCAGCCGCTACCGGCGAAGGCGGCAGCGCAACGGCTCAGCAGAACCCACAGGCCAATCTGCCGGCCAACGCCGACACAGACTTGTCGTACGGGGGTAGCGCGGGCGACGTAACCGAAACCAACGGGCGCGTAAAAGCCTCTCCGCTGGCCAAGCGCATTGCGGAAGAAAAAGGAATCAGTCTGGCTCAGGTAAAGGGCAGTGGTCCCGAAGGCCGGATTGTGAAAAGCGACGTTGAATCGTTTGTACCGCAGCCGAAGCCCGCAACGGCTCAACCGGCTTCGGCATCTGCTGGGCAACCCGCTCCGGCTGCGCCACAACCCGAACCGGTTGCCCAGTCAACATCCGTTGGGGGCGAGTACGAAGATGTACCGGTCAGCCAGATGCGCAAAACGATTGCGCGCCGGTTGAGCGAAAGCCTGTTCACCGCGCCACACTTCTACCTGACCATGGAAATCAACATGGACAAGGCAATGGAACTGCGGGGTACGGTCAACGGGGTCAGCTCGGTCAAGATTTCGTTCAACGACTTCGTGATCAAAGCCGCAGCCGTAGCGCTGAAACAACACCCGAACGTCAATTCGTCCTGGCTCGGTGACAAGATCCGCAAGTACAAGTACGTAAACATTGGCGTCGCCGTCGCCGTTGATGAAGGTCTGCTGGTGCCCGTGGTACGTAATGCCGACCAGAAAACGCTCTCGACCATTGCGGGTGAAGTAAAAGAAATGGCGGGTAAAGCCAAAGACAAGAAACTGCAGCCGAAAGACTGGGAAGGCAGCACGTTCTCGATCTCGAACCTCGGTATGTTCGGTATTGACGAGTTTACCGCCATCATTAACCCGCCCGATGCCTGCATTCTGGCGGTGGGGGCCATTAAGCAAACCGTGAAGTTTGAAGGCGAGGTTGCTAAACCCACGAACGTAATGAAGGTTACGCTCTCCTGCGATCACCGCGTCGTAGATGGGGCCACGGGAGCCGCGTTCCTGCAAACCTTCAAGCAACTGCTCGAAGATCCAATGCGGATGCTGGTATAA
- the trxA gene encoding thioredoxin, translating to MAAGSYAVEATDANFNELINSDKPVLVDFWAEWCGPCKMIGPVVEQLAGEYEGKAVVAKMDVDQNARIPAQFGIRSIPTLMVFKNGQLIDKVIGAVPRNVLEQKLQAAL from the coding sequence ATGGCAGCAGGATCCTATGCCGTCGAAGCGACCGATGCGAACTTCAACGAACTGATTAATTCCGATAAGCCGGTTTTAGTAGATTTTTGGGCTGAATGGTGTGGCCCCTGTAAGATGATCGGCCCGGTCGTAGAACAACTCGCCGGCGAATACGAAGGCAAAGCCGTTGTCGCTAAAATGGACGTTGACCAGAACGCCCGCATTCCGGCCCAGTTTGGTATCCGGAGCATTCCCACCCTGATGGTGTTCAAGAATGGTCAGCTGATCGATAAAGTGATTGGTGCCGTTCCGCGCAACGTGCTGGAGCAAAAACTACAAGCCGCCTTATAA
- a CDS encoding sterol desaturase family protein, translating to MERLVNYFEHIPSSHRSLILVGGIAFFWLVESAVPLFRFDYRKVHHAGINIFFTLTTIIVNFCLAFILLRTSDWTVKHQIGLLQWVNWPLWAEAIVGLLALDLVGAWLPHWTEHKVKFLWRFHLIHHTDAYVDTTTANRHHPGESVIRFAFTTLAVLLTGAPMWLVFLYQALSVMLSQFNHANIELPRWADRLLGLLIVTPNMHHVHHHYVLPVTNTNYGNIFPYWDRLFGTYHEMAGKDLRYGIDTHPEPHEHSHIGSLLKIPFQRYRSPVGESKPSSVKSESVT from the coding sequence ATGGAGCGTTTAGTGAACTACTTCGAGCATATCCCTTCCTCCCACCGCAGCCTGATTCTGGTGGGCGGTATTGCGTTCTTCTGGCTGGTTGAGAGTGCAGTGCCCTTATTTCGCTTCGATTACCGGAAAGTCCATCATGCCGGAATCAATATCTTCTTTACGCTCACAACCATCATCGTTAATTTCTGTCTGGCCTTTATCCTGCTTCGAACGAGCGACTGGACCGTAAAGCACCAGATTGGCCTGCTGCAATGGGTCAACTGGCCGCTCTGGGCCGAGGCTATCGTTGGTTTGCTGGCGCTCGACCTGGTGGGTGCCTGGCTACCCCACTGGACGGAGCATAAGGTAAAGTTTCTGTGGCGCTTTCACCTGATTCACCATACCGACGCCTACGTCGATACGACGACGGCCAATCGTCACCACCCCGGCGAAAGCGTAATCCGGTTCGCCTTCACGACGCTGGCCGTTCTGCTGACCGGGGCACCGATGTGGCTCGTTTTCCTGTACCAAGCCCTGTCGGTCATGCTCTCGCAGTTTAACCACGCCAACATCGAACTGCCGCGCTGGGCCGACCGGCTGCTGGGTTTGCTGATCGTAACGCCGAACATGCATCACGTGCATCATCATTACGTTTTGCCGGTTACGAACACCAACTACGGCAATATTTTCCCGTACTGGGATCGGCTCTTTGGTACGTATCATGAAATGGCGGGTAAGGACCTGCGCTACGGGATTGATACCCACCCGGAACCGCACGAACACTCCCACATCGGCAGTCTGCTGAAAATTCCGTTCCAGCGCTACCGTTCGCCGGTCGGTGAATCGAAGCCCAGTTCGGTTAAAAGCGAATCGGTTACGTAG
- a CDS encoding acyl-CoA thioesterase, with protein MPQPKHARDSITVMTEMVLPNDTNTLNNLMGGRLLHFMDIAAAIAAQKHSNRIVVTASVDNVSFAEPIRLGNIVTMKAQVTRAFSSSMEVFIEVWAEDIPAGIRVSTNSAFYTFVAVDQSGRPIEVPAVIPQTDEEKNRYESALRRRQLRLVLAGRMNAQDAKELREYLKV; from the coding sequence ATGCCTCAACCAAAACACGCCCGCGACTCTATAACGGTCATGACCGAGATGGTGCTGCCCAACGACACCAATACGCTCAACAACCTGATGGGCGGGCGCCTGCTGCACTTCATGGACATTGCTGCTGCTATTGCCGCGCAGAAACATTCCAACCGGATTGTCGTGACGGCCTCCGTCGATAACGTATCGTTTGCCGAACCCATCCGACTGGGTAATATCGTTACGATGAAGGCACAGGTTACCCGTGCCTTCAGTTCCTCCATGGAAGTGTTTATTGAAGTATGGGCCGAGGATATTCCGGCGGGTATCCGGGTCAGCACCAACAGCGCCTTCTATACATTCGTGGCCGTAGATCAGAGCGGCCGACCCATTGAGGTACCGGCCGTCATTCCGCAAACCGATGAGGAAAAAAATCGTTACGAAAGCGCCCTGCGCCGTCGGCAGCTCCGGCTGGTGCTGGCCGGACGAATGAACGCTCAGGACGCCAAGGAGTTACGTGAGTATCTGAAAGTCTGA
- a CDS encoding nuclear transport factor 2 family protein, translated as MKSFLTLCLLFSASFAYAQAVSTSAGATKAAKNKPGTTAAVSLSSSASTSTADEKAIANAERHRFNAQVNKDYAVLNQLLADDLVYTHSHGGTDTKQSYIQSIRDGKSQYDAIDILEQKIRVYGNTAVVNGICMIKATNNGESINTRLRYTDVYVRNGSQWQMVTWQSLRLAQ; from the coding sequence ATGAAATCATTTCTGACTCTCTGCCTGCTGTTTTCGGCGTCCTTCGCGTATGCGCAGGCTGTTTCTACCTCAGCCGGAGCCACCAAGGCGGCCAAGAACAAACCGGGTACTACCGCGGCCGTTTCCCTGTCTTCATCGGCATCGACCAGCACAGCCGACGAAAAAGCAATTGCCAACGCCGAGCGACACCGGTTCAATGCGCAGGTCAACAAAGACTACGCGGTGCTAAATCAACTCCTTGCTGATGACCTGGTTTATACGCATTCCCACGGCGGCACCGATACTAAGCAGTCGTATATCCAGTCTATTCGCGATGGCAAATCCCAGTACGACGCCATTGATATTCTGGAACAGAAAATCCGCGTGTACGGCAACACCGCCGTTGTCAACGGTATCTGTATGATTAAGGCAACGAACAATGGTGAATCCATCAATACGCGGCTACGCTATACCGATGTGTACGTTCGCAACGGCTCGCAGTGGCAGATGGTTACGTGGCAGTCGTTACGGCTGGCGCAGTAA
- a CDS encoding serine hydrolase domain-containing protein produces MRSLVLTGLMAGFFLSASAQTARTRPSEATNPVLQEAQAESVGMSTTRLQRMDAVINDYVAKGRQAGVGVLVARNGRIVYHKAYGQDDIQAKTPLKRDAIFRIASQTKAITSIGLMLLFEEGKFLLDDPISKYIPAFKTPKVLDKYNEKDTTYTTVPARREITIRQLLTHTSGISYPGIGTKEAVAIYAKNRIPSGIGTPTGTLADAMDRLAALPLMHQPGEKWTYGLSVDVLGRLIEVLSSQSLDQFLRTRLFEPLGMNDTYFYLPASRQNRLARVYTEDSTKTLRRLPAQGGISEDYPKQPGTYYSGGAGLSSTLYDYAIFLQMMLNGGEYGGKRFLSPTTVRLITTNQIGDLNQGLDKFGLGFAITSERSATRLPTSQGSYNWGGFFGTTYWVDPKEGIVALLYTQKVPNSYGDLNDKFKVLVYQAITQMNDSNR; encoded by the coding sequence ATGAGATCACTCGTTCTGACCGGCCTGATGGCCGGTTTTTTTCTGTCAGCCTCGGCACAGACAGCGCGTACCCGCCCCTCTGAAGCAACCAACCCTGTTCTTCAGGAAGCTCAGGCGGAGTCAGTAGGCATGAGCACAACCCGGCTTCAACGCATGGACGCCGTGATCAACGACTATGTTGCCAAAGGCCGACAGGCGGGCGTGGGCGTGCTGGTAGCCCGCAACGGCCGCATCGTGTACCACAAAGCTTATGGCCAGGATGATATTCAGGCGAAAACGCCCCTCAAACGCGACGCGATTTTTCGTATTGCCTCGCAGACTAAAGCAATTACCAGCATCGGCCTGATGCTGCTGTTTGAGGAAGGCAAGTTCCTGCTCGACGACCCCATCTCGAAATACATTCCGGCTTTCAAAACCCCGAAAGTGCTGGACAAATACAACGAGAAAGACACCACCTATACGACCGTTCCGGCCCGGCGTGAAATTACGATCCGGCAACTCCTGACCCATACGTCCGGCATTAGCTACCCAGGCATCGGCACGAAGGAAGCCGTTGCCATTTACGCCAAAAACCGGATTCCAAGCGGTATTGGTACGCCCACCGGTACGCTGGCCGACGCGATGGACCGACTGGCTGCTCTGCCGCTTATGCACCAGCCCGGCGAGAAATGGACGTATGGCCTGAGTGTAGACGTGCTCGGTCGCCTGATTGAAGTCCTGTCAAGTCAGTCGCTCGATCAGTTTCTGCGGACGCGGCTGTTCGAGCCCCTGGGTATGAACGATACGTATTTTTATCTGCCAGCCTCCCGGCAGAACCGTCTGGCACGGGTTTATACCGAAGATTCCACAAAGACTCTCCGCCGACTGCCAGCCCAGGGCGGTATTTCGGAAGATTACCCCAAACAGCCCGGTACGTATTATTCGGGGGGGGCGGGTTTGTCGTCAACGCTGTATGATTACGCTATTTTCCTGCAGATGATGCTCAACGGGGGCGAATACGGCGGTAAACGCTTTCTTAGCCCGACAACCGTCCGGCTGATTACGACCAACCAGATTGGCGACCTGAACCAGGGGCTGGATAAGTTTGGGCTGGGTTTCGCCATTACGTCGGAGCGGAGCGCGACCCGACTACCCACATCGCAGGGGTCGTATAACTGGGGCGGATTCTTCGGTACAACGTACTGGGTTGATCCGAAGGAAGGGATTGTGGCTCTGTTGTACACCCAGAAAGTGCCGAACAGTTACGGCGATCTGAACGACAAATTCAAGGTACTGGTGTATCAGGCCATTACGCAGATGAACGATTCAAACCGGTAA
- a CDS encoding PD-(D/E)XK nuclease family protein: MINQDRPNLFSFATSELSQDAFICWLAAWADPKWQHADSVLHQTAQRFIASMIQKVKPDYDLSNLKTVGVRRQVEKLDILIEINKELPDKLAILVEDKTHTSNHSDQLNRYYGQIREAGYTEDQMIPLYFKTGYQSKFNTLGVFKTYLRSDFLEVLRTGKSRGVDNAIFKDFLQHLETLDAAIREFSTKNPKDWQADDWRGFFMVLYDSRGELYEVSEDDGANWDYVANPSGGFFGFWWYFKNLPDQLYTPYLQLEGDTLCFKIEAKVEAQRNEAREKAYYQLTEAGRQLNAAVERPKRMGNGRYMTVLRWKDDYRVYEDGKLAVDATLNNLKKAQQILDLAFSDN; this comes from the coding sequence ATGATAAACCAGGATCGCCCCAATTTATTCTCGTTTGCAACCAGTGAGCTATCACAGGATGCGTTTATATGCTGGCTTGCTGCCTGGGCTGATCCTAAGTGGCAACATGCGGATTCTGTCTTACATCAGACGGCACAGCGCTTTATTGCATCAATGATTCAAAAGGTAAAGCCAGATTATGATCTCTCAAATCTTAAAACGGTTGGGGTTCGACGACAGGTCGAAAAGCTGGATATTCTGATTGAGATCAACAAGGAGCTACCGGATAAATTGGCAATTTTGGTTGAAGATAAAACGCATACCAGTAATCATTCAGATCAACTTAACAGGTATTACGGTCAAATTCGCGAAGCTGGTTATACAGAAGATCAGATGATACCCCTCTATTTTAAAACTGGGTATCAGTCAAAATTCAATACGTTAGGCGTATTCAAGACCTATCTACGAAGTGATTTTTTAGAAGTTCTACGAACGGGGAAAAGTAGGGGCGTTGATAATGCGATCTTCAAGGATTTTCTACAACATCTGGAAACTCTGGATGCCGCCATTCGTGAGTTTTCAACGAAAAACCCTAAAGATTGGCAGGCTGACGACTGGCGTGGATTTTTTATGGTCCTGTACGATAGCCGCGGCGAGTTATATGAGGTGAGTGAGGATGATGGGGCAAACTGGGATTATGTAGCAAATCCCTCAGGCGGTTTTTTTGGCTTCTGGTGGTACTTCAAGAATCTGCCGGATCAGCTATATACACCCTACCTGCAATTGGAAGGTGATACGCTTTGCTTCAAAATAGAAGCGAAAGTGGAAGCCCAACGAAACGAAGCTCGTGAAAAAGCTTATTACCAGCTTACAGAAGCTGGCCGCCAGTTGAATGCCGCCGTTGAACGGCCAAAGCGTATGGGCAACGGGCGATACATGACCGTGCTACGTTGGAAAGATGACTATCGAGTTTACGAGGATGGCAAGTTAGCTGTCGATGCTACGTTGAATAATTTGAAAAAAGCGCAGCAGATATTGGATTTGGCTTTTAGTGATAACTAA
- a CDS encoding gluconate 2-dehydrogenase subunit 3 family protein gives MKRREAILQVALAMGSALSAPTMASVLQGYQPHRSEKRIAAPFALQPNEQALLDEITEVIMPATSTPGAKDAKVAETIRLILNDCYKPAQQAHFRKGLNAVEAESQKAYSKGFVNLPIEQKTAILKQFEQLAKAEAKQHPKRQEKLAKDPETTLGAFAPAGSDQTEAKLVDAETGVVVKDADKNAALVPFFTLVKELTILGYFSSEIGCTQALAYVPIPGRYEGVVKLKDGQKAWAT, from the coding sequence ATGAAACGTAGAGAAGCGATACTTCAGGTTGCCCTGGCAATGGGCAGTGCACTGTCGGCGCCGACGATGGCTTCCGTTCTGCAGGGCTATCAGCCCCACCGTTCCGAAAAGCGAATAGCGGCTCCTTTTGCGTTACAGCCCAACGAGCAGGCGCTGCTCGACGAAATTACGGAGGTTATCATGCCGGCTACCTCCACGCCGGGCGCAAAAGACGCGAAGGTGGCCGAGACAATCCGGCTGATCCTGAACGACTGCTATAAGCCCGCCCAGCAGGCGCACTTCCGGAAAGGCTTAAACGCCGTTGAGGCCGAAAGCCAGAAAGCCTACAGCAAAGGCTTCGTTAACTTACCGATTGAACAGAAAACAGCGATTCTGAAGCAGTTTGAGCAACTGGCTAAAGCTGAAGCGAAACAACACCCCAAACGGCAGGAGAAGCTCGCCAAGGATCCTGAAACAACCCTGGGCGCTTTTGCGCCGGCGGGCAGCGATCAGACCGAGGCTAAACTGGTGGATGCCGAAACGGGCGTCGTGGTGAAGGACGCCGACAAAAATGCGGCTCTTGTGCCTTTTTTCACCCTAGTCAAAGAGCTGACGATTCTGGGCTATTTCAGCTCGGAGATTGGCTGTACGCAGGCCCTGGCTTACGTACCCATTCCGGGTCGGTACGAAGGCGTTGTCAAACTGAAAGACGGCCAGAAAGCATGGGCAACGTAA
- a CDS encoding GMC oxidoreductase codes for MNLTLDAKKAMTYDAIVVGSGISGGWAAKELTQKGLKVLMLERGHDLKHVTDYTTAMKDPWEFPHRGKIELWAAEEYWANARSGGKPGEDQRHMFTRDVDVPYLEKRPYDWIRAYHLGGRSLVWGRQSYRFNERDFTANLEDGHGVDWPIRYKDLAPWYSYVERFAGVSGNRDGLAVLPDGEFVPPMQMNSIELLAKSGIEKNFKGRHLVIGRPAIISQAQKIHTDLGRASCQFRNLCVRGCPFGAYFSTQAATLPAAVKTGNLTVITDKIAYQVIYDDQKNKAVGVRVIDQNTKQHQEYYAKIIFLNASTLNTAWIMMQSTSKRFPNGLGNDSDQLGRNLMDHHLGAGASGEYEGLQDMYYYGRRGNGIYIPRFANWGDDKRKDFVRGFGYQGRGGRQDWVAGASKEGFGPEFKDNLTRPGRWEFNIGGFGETLPDPNNRMRLSDKKDKWGLPIIEFDAGWGENTVGMRKAMMNDAAEMLEAAGLKNVKTRNDNTKNPGIGIHEMGAARMGRDPKTSVLNAWNQVWGAKNVFVTDGAAMVSSSCVNPSLTYMALTARAADHAVGELKRMNL; via the coding sequence ATGAATCTTACTCTTGACGCGAAAAAAGCAATGACTTACGACGCTATCGTGGTAGGTTCCGGTATATCGGGCGGCTGGGCCGCCAAAGAATTAACCCAGAAAGGCCTGAAGGTGCTGATGCTGGAACGGGGACACGACCTGAAGCACGTAACCGACTACACGACGGCCATGAAAGACCCCTGGGAGTTTCCGCACCGGGGAAAAATCGAACTCTGGGCCGCCGAAGAATATTGGGCCAACGCCCGCTCGGGTGGGAAACCGGGCGAAGATCAGCGGCATATGTTCACCCGCGATGTTGATGTGCCGTACCTGGAGAAACGTCCGTATGACTGGATTCGGGCCTATCATCTGGGTGGTCGGTCGCTGGTATGGGGACGGCAGAGTTACCGGTTCAACGAACGGGATTTTACGGCCAATCTTGAAGACGGTCACGGCGTCGACTGGCCAATTCGCTACAAAGATTTAGCGCCCTGGTACTCTTACGTCGAACGCTTTGCGGGCGTTTCGGGTAACCGCGATGGACTGGCGGTTCTGCCGGATGGCGAGTTTGTGCCGCCTATGCAGATGAACAGCATTGAGTTGCTGGCCAAATCAGGAATTGAAAAGAACTTTAAAGGCCGTCATCTGGTGATCGGCCGCCCGGCTATCATCTCGCAGGCGCAGAAAATCCATACCGATCTGGGCCGGGCTTCGTGCCAGTTCCGGAATCTATGCGTGCGGGGCTGTCCGTTCGGGGCGTATTTTAGCACGCAGGCAGCTACATTGCCGGCCGCCGTTAAAACCGGCAATCTGACCGTCATCACCGATAAGATTGCGTATCAGGTAATCTACGACGACCAGAAAAACAAAGCCGTCGGCGTGCGGGTCATCGACCAGAATACCAAGCAGCATCAGGAGTATTACGCCAAAATCATCTTCCTCAATGCCTCTACACTAAATACGGCCTGGATCATGATGCAATCTACATCGAAGCGGTTTCCGAATGGTCTGGGTAATGATTCGGATCAGTTGGGACGTAACCTGATGGACCACCATTTGGGTGCCGGCGCTTCGGGCGAGTACGAGGGCTTACAGGATATGTATTATTACGGTCGGCGGGGCAACGGCATTTATATTCCACGGTTTGCCAACTGGGGCGACGATAAACGAAAAGACTTCGTGCGGGGATTTGGCTACCAGGGCCGGGGTGGCCGTCAGGACTGGGTTGCGGGCGCTTCGAAAGAAGGCTTTGGGCCGGAGTTTAAAGACAACCTGACCCGACCCGGTCGCTGGGAGTTTAATATTGGCGGTTTTGGCGAAACCCTGCCCGATCCGAACAACCGAATGCGCCTGTCCGACAAAAAAGACAAGTGGGGTTTACCCATTATCGAGTTCGACGCGGGCTGGGGCGAGAACACAGTGGGTATGCGGAAAGCGATGATGAACGATGCCGCCGAGATGCTGGAAGCGGCTGGTTTGAAAAATGTCAAAACGCGCAATGACAACACGAAGAATCCCGGTATCGGCATCCACGAGATGGGCGCTGCGCGGATGGGCCGTGACCCCAAAACGTCGGTGCTGAACGCCTGGAATCAGGTGTGGGGCGCCAAGAACGTGTTTGTTACGGATGGGGCAGCTATGGTATCCTCGTCCTGCGTGAATCCATCCCTAACCTACATGGCCCTGACGGCCCGTGCGGCCGATCATGCAGTAGGCGAACTGAAGCGAATGAACCTGTAG